From a region of the Panicum virgatum strain AP13 chromosome 2K, P.virgatum_v5, whole genome shotgun sequence genome:
- the LOC120694164 gene encoding protein NRT1/ PTR FAMILY 8.3-like gives MEEGGERTSLLIKDDASCHGDESQNLLETRQGSQLKSKRSDWRAPALILGLECLESMAFNGIATNLVVYIRSVLHGGIASSASTVSLWFGTSFFVPILGAAIADTYLGNYKTILISLIMYLLGMVLITVAAFMPSTSVSCDMSSSCLSSDGTQNLIFFVALYLTAVGCGGVRSALLPFGADQFNNDHSLDIKRRRNFFSSFYICVIFGVITSGTVIVWVQENVSWAIGYGIATTCIGLALIGFLVGTPIFRQHVPCGSPVKSIFKVIVATFRNMSLEVPDDSSLLYEVRSNHTQRIKLAHSDDFRFLDKAAVISDLSLAYGNRQSSWSLCTVTEVEELKILIRLLPIWVTGIFFGAAISQMHTTFIQQGTVMNTKIGSLTIPPASLYSFEVICVTLWVLVVNKVIVPATRMYFANGLELTQLQRIGIGRFLMIFAMAMAALLETKRLQSVREAEPLSIAWQLPQYFIIAGSECFAVITQLEFFHGQAPDSMKSMLTAFALLTTALGNYLSSAIITFIAGVTVVWQSPGWIPDDLNRGHLDYYYWCFAALSLANFVVYVYFASKYKLKKVVIS, from the exons atggaggagggAGGCGAGCGCACGAGCCTTCTGATCAAG GATGATGCATCATGCCATGGAGATGAATCACAGAATCTATTGGAAACAAGGCAAGGGTCACAGCTTAAAAGTAAACGCTCGGACTGGAGAGCACCGGCACTCATTCTGG GATTGGAATGCTTGGAGAGCATGGCTTTCAATGGAATTGCGACAAACCTAGTCGTGTATATCCGCTCAGTTCTCCATGGTGGTATTGCTTCCAGTGCATCAACCGTATCTCTTTGGTTTGGAACAAGTTTCTTTGTGCCAATACTTGGAGCTGCCATAGCAGATACTTACTTGGGAAATTACAAGACCATTTTAATCTCACTTATCATGTACCTACTT GGCATGGTACTCATTACAGTTGCAGCATTTATGCCTTCTACTTCAGTCTCGTGTGATATGAGCTCATCATGCCTTTCGTCAGACGGAACTCAAAATctgattttctttgttgcgTTGTATCTCACTGCTGTTGGATGTGGAGGAGTAAGATCTGCATTGCTTCCATTTGGTGCAGACCAATTCAACAATGACCACAGTTTAGATATTAAGAGGAGAAGGAATTTCTTCAGTTCATTCTATATATGTGTCATCTTCGGTGTGATTACTTCAGGGACTGTTATAGTCTGGGTTCAGGAAAATGTTAGCTGGGCTATAGGATATGGAATTGCCACGACATGCATAGGCCTTGCTTTGATAGGATTTCTGGTGGGAACACCTATATTCCGACAACATGTGCCTTGTGGTTCTCCGGTGAAGAGTATTTTCAAGGTTATTGTTGCCACTTTTAGAAACATGAGCTTGGAAGTTCCTGATGATAGCTCTCTTCTGTATGAGGTCAGGAGCAACCACACACAAAGGATAAAACTAGCCCACTCTGATGATTTTAg ATTCTTAGACAAGGCAGCAGTTATTTCTGATCTGAGCTTGGCCTATGGAAATCGTCAAAGTTCATGGAGTCTATGCACGGTTACTGAAGTTGAGGAACTGAAAATACTAATCCGCTTACTCCCAATATGGGTGACTGGAATATTTTTTGGTGCCGCAATCTCTCAAATGCACACCACCTTCATTCAGCAGGGAACTGTGATGAACACCAAGATTGGCTCCCTGACCATTCCACCGGCATCCTTGTACTCATTTGAAGTGATATGCGTCACACTCTGGGTACTTGTTGTGAACAAAGTGATTGTACCAGCAACCCGAATGTACTTTGCAAATGGCCTAGAGCTCACACAGTTACAACGGATCGGGATAGGTCGTTTCCTGATGATTTTTGCCATGGCAATGGCTGCACTTCTAGAAACAAAGAGACTACAGAGTGTTCGGGAAGCAGAGCCGCTAAGCATTGCATGGCAGCTTCCACAGTACTTTATTATTGCTGGGTCCGAGTGCTTCGCTGTCATCACTCAGTTGGAATTCTTCCATGGTCAGGCGCCAGACTCCATGAAGAGCATGTTGACGGCATTCGCGTTGCTCACCACTGCTCTCGGTAATTACTTGAGCTCAGCCATCATCACCTTCATTGCTGGGGTGACAGTTGTATGGCAAAGCCCGGGATGGATACCGGATGATCTGAATAGAGGTCACCTGGACTACTATTATTGGTGTTTTGCAGCCCTCTCTTTGGCGAATTTTGTTGTGTATGTGTATTTTGCCAGTAAATACAAACTGAAGAAAGTTGTTATTAGCTAA